From the Pseudomonas putida genome, one window contains:
- a CDS encoding MaoC family dehydratase, translating to MSRQWQDLHSPDSRASLYLRAASKRKISGASLPAAGLRCFFRVEPGNLAAYRRLCHFTDDGRLPGTYPHVMAFTLQLQLLTAHDFPFPLLGLVHLHNRIDVLRPLGGIDGLRFAVYADNLQAHAKGGTFDLVTEAEDGLGLLWRETSRMLVRGLKLEAPSDDGEETEPGPLPEVTRWYADGDIGRRYAKVCGDYNPIHLSAISARLFGFPTAIAHGMWSNAMALAALRTHMPNSGYRFTVDFHKPVRLPSEVVLSASEAGPAGELRLDGHAGLLHMVGRWAVL from the coding sequence ATGAGCCGCCAATGGCAAGACCTGCACAGCCCGGACTCACGCGCCAGCCTGTACCTGCGCGCCGCCAGCAAACGCAAGATCAGCGGCGCCAGCCTGCCCGCCGCCGGTCTGCGCTGTTTCTTCCGCGTGGAGCCCGGCAACCTCGCCGCCTACCGCCGGCTCTGCCACTTCACTGACGATGGCCGCTTGCCCGGCACCTACCCACACGTGATGGCCTTCACCCTACAGTTGCAATTGCTGACCGCCCACGACTTCCCCTTCCCGTTGCTCGGGCTGGTGCACCTGCACAACCGCATCGACGTGCTCCGCCCGCTGGGTGGCATCGACGGGCTGCGCTTTGCGGTGTACGCCGACAATCTGCAGGCGCATGCCAAGGGCGGCACCTTCGACCTGGTCACCGAAGCCGAGGATGGCCTTGGCCTGCTCTGGCGTGAAACCAGTCGCATGCTGGTGCGAGGCCTGAAGCTGGAGGCTCCGTCGGACGACGGCGAGGAGACCGAGCCAGGCCCCCTGCCGGAGGTTACCCGCTGGTACGCCGACGGTGATATCGGCCGGCGCTACGCCAAGGTCTGCGGCGACTACAATCCGATTCACCTGAGCGCCATCAGCGCACGCCTGTTCGGCTTCCCCACGGCCATCGCCCACGGCATGTGGAGCAACGCCATGGCGTTGGCGGCCTTGCGTACGCACATGCCAAACAGTGGCTATCGCTTCACGGTGGACTTCCACAAGCCGGTGCGTTTGCCATCGGAGGTTGTCCTGAGTGCCAGCGAAGCAGGGCCGGCGGGTGAGCTACGGCTGGACGGGCATGCTGGGTTGCTGCACATGGTCGGGCGCTGGGCAGTACTCTAG
- a CDS encoding MazG-like family protein, protein MNLQELTERLHQIRDNNDWRGFHSPKNLAMAASVEMAELVEIFQWLSEDQSRQLPADQLAHAGQEVGDVVLYLLLLCSELGLDMEQVVRAKLADSERRFAR, encoded by the coding sequence ATGAACCTGCAAGAACTCACCGAACGCCTGCACCAGATCCGCGACAACAATGATTGGCGCGGCTTCCACAGCCCGAAGAACCTGGCCATGGCCGCCAGCGTCGAGATGGCCGAGCTGGTGGAAATCTTCCAGTGGCTGAGCGAAGACCAATCGCGCCAGTTGCCCGCCGATCAGCTGGCCCACGCCGGCCAGGAAGTCGGTGACGTGGTCCTTTATCTGTTGCTGCTGTGCAGCGAGCTGGGCCTGGACATGGAGCAGGTGGTGCGAGCCAAGCTGGCCGACAGCGAGAGGCGTTTCGCGCGATGA
- a CDS encoding methyltransferase domain-containing protein: protein MNDRHFDELATRFAEKIYGGAKGAIRLAVLQADLADALPDRPLRVLDIGAGLGHMALWLAQRGHEVTLAEPAAPMLEGARARFAEAGQSATFIQAPWQELLGQLTEPYDLVLCHAVLEWLAEPHSILPVLHQLAAPGGWLSLAFYNRDALVYRNLLKGHFRKLRSNRLEGEKQSLTPQKPLDPRELKAQLEAMWQVESESGVRVFHDYMPKEFQDKAELLDLLEMELAHRRHPSFAGLGRYLHWMCRPR, encoded by the coding sequence ATGAACGACCGTCACTTCGATGAACTGGCCACACGTTTTGCCGAGAAAATCTACGGCGGCGCCAAGGGCGCGATCCGCCTGGCCGTGCTCCAGGCCGACCTGGCCGATGCCCTGCCCGATCGACCGCTGCGGGTGCTCGACATCGGCGCCGGCCTGGGCCACATGGCCTTGTGGCTGGCCCAGCGCGGGCACGAGGTAACGCTGGCCGAACCCGCCGCACCGATGCTCGAGGGCGCCCGGGCGCGCTTCGCAGAAGCGGGCCAATCGGCAACCTTCATCCAGGCGCCCTGGCAAGAACTGCTTGGCCAGCTCACTGAGCCCTATGACCTGGTGCTATGCCACGCCGTGCTGGAATGGCTGGCCGAACCGCATAGCATCCTGCCGGTACTGCACCAGCTGGCTGCCCCGGGTGGCTGGCTTTCGCTGGCGTTCTACAACCGCGACGCACTGGTCTACCGCAACTTGCTCAAGGGCCATTTCCGTAAGCTGCGCAGCAACCGCCTGGAAGGCGAAAAGCAGAGCCTGACCCCGCAAAAACCGCTTGATCCCCGGGAGCTCAAGGCGCAACTTGAAGCGATGTGGCAAGTCGAAAGCGAAAGTGGCGTGCGCGTCTTCCACGACTACATGCCCAAGGAGTTCCAGGACAAGGCCGAGCTGCTCGACCTGCTGGAAATGGAACTGGCCCACCGCCGTCACCCAAGCTTCGCCGGGCTCGGCCGCTACCTGCACTGGATGTGCCGCCCCCGCTGA